Proteins encoded by one window of Verrucomicrobiia bacterium:
- a CDS encoding nucleotidyltransferase family protein, whose protein sequence is MATASLTSAPGRAAIGGVEDLTAILLCGGKGERLRPLTENCPKPLVPLAGKPILQHLIESLRAGGIERFVFCVGYRAEMIRTFLAAQFPESVGIRVVDSGDASMTDRLLDAQPHVPGRALVCYGDTLANVDLSALLDAHRRRNALATLATFPFESPYGVVDTDDDGRIDRFREKPVLPYWINIGYLVLEPAAWHPLERGSDMPAFLARLAATGRLYAHRHEGRHLTVNTEQDRALAERQLARMITVP, encoded by the coding sequence ATGGCGACGGCATCATTGACCTCCGCGCCCGGCAGGGCTGCAATCGGCGGTGTGGAGGACCTGACGGCAATACTTCTGTGCGGGGGCAAGGGAGAACGCCTGCGGCCCCTGACCGAGAATTGCCCGAAACCCCTGGTCCCGCTCGCCGGCAAGCCCATCCTCCAGCACCTGATCGAGTCCCTCCGCGCCGGCGGCATCGAACGTTTCGTCTTCTGCGTCGGGTACCGCGCGGAAATGATCCGGACCTTTCTCGCCGCCCAGTTCCCGGAGTCCGTGGGAATCCGGGTGGTGGACTCGGGTGACGCCAGCATGACCGACCGGTTGCTGGACGCGCAGCCCCACGTGCCAGGCCGGGCGCTGGTGTGTTACGGCGACACCCTGGCCAACGTGGACCTTTCCGCCCTCCTCGACGCCCATCGCCGCCGGAACGCCCTCGCCACGCTCGCCACGTTTCCATTCGAGAGCCCGTACGGGGTCGTGGACACCGATGACGACGGGCGGATCGACCGCTTTCGCGAGAAACCCGTCCTCCCCTACTGGATCAACATTGGCTACCTCGTCCTCGAACCCGCCGCCTGGCACCCGCTCGAACGCGGCTCCGACATGCCCGCCTTCCTGGCCCGCCTCGCTGCCACCGGCCGCCTGTACGCCCACCGGCACGAAGGCCGCCACCTGACCGTCAACACCGAACAGGACCGCGCCCTCGCCGAACGGCAGCTCGCCCGGATGATCACCGTCCCATGA
- a CDS encoding phage tail protein produces the protein MEQLIGEIRMFAGNFAPRGWAFCDGQLLPIAQNAALFSLLGTTYGGDGRTTFALPDLRGRLPMHPGNGPGLTPRTLGESGGSESVTLMASQMPAHNHSVGCHSNADQAAPAGHLPATEVSGAAPIYSDQPADGTMNPAMIGLAGGSQPHDNMSPFLCVSFIIALEGIFPSRN, from the coding sequence ATGGAACAACTCATCGGAGAGATCCGCATGTTCGCCGGCAACTTCGCGCCCCGAGGCTGGGCGTTCTGTGACGGTCAACTCCTGCCCATCGCCCAGAATGCCGCCCTGTTCTCCCTCCTGGGCACCACCTACGGCGGCGACGGCCGTACCACCTTCGCCCTGCCGGATCTCCGCGGCCGCCTCCCGATGCATCCCGGCAATGGCCCCGGGCTCACCCCACGGACCCTCGGTGAATCCGGCGGCTCTGAGTCTGTGACCCTGATGGCCTCCCAAATGCCCGCTCACAACCATTCGGTGGGCTGTCACAGCAACGCCGACCAGGCCGCCCCGGCCGGCCATCTCCCCGCCACAGAAGTCTCCGGCGCCGCCCCCATCTACTCGGATCAGCCCGCCGACGGCACCATGAACCCCGCCATGATCGGCCTGGCCGGCGGCAGCCAGCCCCATGACAACATGTCTCCGTTCCTGTGCGTCTCCTTCATCATCGCCCTGGAAGGCATCTTCCCGTCGCGGAACTGA
- a CDS encoding GDP-mannose 4,6-dehydratase, whose translation MNPSLHGRRVVITGGSGFIPSHLARRCLDDGARVAVTVRYGNVVKNERLRAWWDDLDIIEADLRNRGALEQVRQWKPDILFHLAAYNHVGQSFTQVEECFDVNAKGTANVLDTCGPVDRFVYMSTSEVYGHQTAVPFVEKMTPDPLSPYAITKYAGELYCRMKQRVAGSFPIVIVRPFNVFGPSQSSKAVIPELIDQCLRGIPVRTTRGEQTREFNYVTDIVDGLVRAALHPHPIEGPLNLATGVEVPIRDLVMLIAELTGTTSPIEIGALPYRPTEIWRMVADAGRARALLGWEPKVPLREGLSRTIEWFRSER comes from the coding sequence ATGAACCCCTCCCTCCACGGCCGCCGCGTCGTCATCACCGGCGGCTCCGGCTTCATCCCCAGCCACCTCGCGCGCCGCTGCCTCGACGACGGCGCCCGCGTGGCCGTCACCGTGCGCTACGGCAATGTCGTGAAGAACGAGCGTCTCCGCGCCTGGTGGGACGACCTCGATATCATCGAGGCCGATCTCCGCAATCGCGGCGCCCTCGAACAGGTCCGGCAGTGGAAACCCGACATCCTCTTCCATCTCGCCGCCTACAACCACGTCGGACAGAGCTTCACCCAGGTCGAGGAGTGCTTCGACGTCAACGCCAAGGGCACCGCCAATGTCCTCGACACCTGCGGGCCCGTGGACCGCTTCGTGTACATGTCCACGTCCGAGGTGTACGGCCATCAGACCGCCGTGCCGTTTGTCGAGAAGATGACGCCCGACCCGCTGTCGCCCTACGCCATCACCAAGTACGCCGGCGAACTCTATTGCCGCATGAAACAGCGCGTCGCCGGCAGCTTCCCCATCGTCATCGTCCGCCCCTTCAACGTCTTCGGACCCTCCCAGAGCAGCAAGGCCGTCATCCCGGAACTCATCGACCAATGCCTGCGCGGGATTCCCGTCCGGACCACCCGCGGCGAACAGACCCGCGAATTCAATTACGTCACCGACATCGTGGACGGCCTGGTTCGCGCCGCCCTCCATCCCCACCCGATCGAAGGTCCTCTCAACCTTGCCACCGGCGTTGAAGTCCCCATCCGCGATCTCGTGATGCTGATTGCCGAACTGACCGGCACCACCTCGCCGATCGAGATCGGGGCCCTGCCCTACCGGCCCACCGAAATCTGGCGGATGGTCGCCGATGCCGGACGTGCCCGCGCCCTGCTCGGATGGGAACCCAAGGTGCCGCTCCGCGAAGGATTGAGCCGGACCATCGAATGGTTCCGCTCCGAAAGGTGA
- a CDS encoding PEP-CTERM sorting domain-containing protein (PEP-CTERM proteins occur, often in large numbers, in the proteomes of bacteria that also encode an exosortase, a predicted intramembrane cysteine proteinase. The presence of a PEP-CTERM domain at a protein's C-terminus predicts cleavage within the sorting domain, followed by covalent anchoring to some some component of the (usually Gram-negative) cell surface. Many PEP-CTERM proteins exhibit an unusual sequence composition that includes large numbers of potential glycosylation sites. Expression of one such protein has been shown restore the ability of a bacterium to form floc, a type of biofilm.), with protein MNAPASHYPRPAESPSYRVSAVPRRTWSSAALAAGLLLPIALCAQVILESQSYTPGLAVPDGSLVGISHTIQFPATIADITGVSVELEITGGFTGDFYAYLQHDTGFAVLLNRPGRTSNTGLASLGYLDSGFQVSFADDAANGDIHFYQSVSDPAGGALTGLWQPDARATSPLSVVGTEPRDALLASFVGLASGGAWTLFVADLSPGGVGTLDAWSLHVTGVAVPEPRTLVSLAGMALLAMAVLRRRTGTRREPVG; from the coding sequence ATGAACGCGCCCGCCTCCCATTATCCCAGGCCTGCCGAAAGCCCGTCCTACCGCGTGTCCGCTGTGCCCCGGCGGACCTGGTCGTCTGCCGCGCTGGCGGCCGGGCTTCTTCTCCCGATCGCCCTCTGCGCCCAGGTCATCCTCGAATCCCAGTCGTACACCCCGGGCCTTGCGGTCCCCGACGGCTCGCTGGTCGGCATCTCCCACACGATCCAGTTTCCCGCCACCATCGCCGATATCACCGGGGTGTCGGTTGAACTCGAGATCACGGGCGGGTTCACCGGCGACTTCTATGCCTACCTGCAACACGACACGGGTTTCGCCGTATTGCTGAACCGCCCTGGCCGCACCTCGAACACGGGCCTCGCCAGCCTCGGCTACCTGGATTCGGGCTTTCAGGTCTCCTTCGCCGACGACGCCGCAAACGGCGACATCCACTTCTACCAATCGGTCAGCGACCCGGCCGGGGGCGCTCTCACCGGCCTGTGGCAGCCGGATGCCCGCGCCACCAGTCCCCTGTCGGTGGTTGGCACCGAACCCCGGGACGCCCTCCTCGCCTCCTTCGTCGGACTCGCGTCCGGCGGTGCCTGGACCCTGTTCGTTGCGGACCTTTCGCCGGGAGGTGTGGGCACCCTGGATGCCTGGAGCCTGCACGTCACGGGAGTCGCCGTTCCCGAACCTCGCACCCTGGTGTCCCTGGCCGGAATGGCGCTCCTTGCGATGGCGGTCCTGCGTCGTCGGACTGGGACACGGCGCGAACCGGTAGGTTGA
- a CDS encoding CHASE2 domain-containing protein, producing MSRPPQVPEPDPTNTSHGPERQEVMTLVFTDLVGSTRLKEELGNSEALRLILEHHRLVRDLLREYQGGLEVSTSGDSFFLAFRRPSDAVAFSLRLQARLHAWNREAGRPVQDRVGVHAGEVTVEANAQGGIHDLHGLEVDKCARVMSLAQGGQVLLTRFAFENARAGLKGTPIPQVDRVEWASHGHYQLKGVAEPIEICEVTDPGRAPLEAPADSDKVKRVAVAEEPEEEEATGWRRWLVGRRVSRRLAWIGAAVSVLVGWAGVMVPGIVEASYDWGYLFRKTEVPTEAAIVRMDSESHDELGQPWLQQWDRRVHAALIDRLAEMGARCVVFDVLFDLPAEDPGQDQAFIEAAKRFGKVVVAGVLQAEERPEIFLGHRTQGPIPEIEEVAVWGLVERAGADRTIRRPGREVELKESLSSAVMQVLGERGGVAPRNPWLNYYGPAGTVPSHPYSAVLGGRIDPTSLSNRVVFVGAVYDLPFTGGKGTDDFLTPYNRFSKSERRSAGVEIVATATLNRMRGDWLRLPTPWMQLSLVTVLGGVAGFGLCFLRPLPALILAVGAGTVVGLLAMTSVWVTQIWFPWLAFSAVQLPLALGWSVVAWAQVTGRRASLRTEGTK from the coding sequence ATGAGCCGGCCCCCCCAGGTTCCCGAACCCGATCCGACCAACACCTCGCACGGCCCCGAGCGGCAGGAGGTGATGACGCTGGTCTTTACCGATCTGGTCGGTTCCACGCGGCTGAAGGAGGAGTTGGGGAACAGCGAGGCGTTGCGGCTGATCCTGGAGCATCACCGGCTGGTCCGGGACCTGTTGCGGGAGTATCAGGGCGGGCTGGAGGTGAGCACCTCGGGGGATTCCTTCTTCCTGGCGTTCCGGCGTCCTTCGGATGCGGTGGCCTTCTCGCTCCGGCTTCAGGCCAGACTGCACGCGTGGAACCGGGAGGCGGGACGCCCGGTGCAGGACCGGGTCGGGGTGCATGCGGGGGAGGTGACGGTCGAGGCCAACGCGCAGGGGGGAATCCATGATCTGCACGGGCTGGAGGTGGACAAGTGCGCCCGGGTGATGTCGCTGGCGCAGGGGGGTCAGGTGCTGTTGACGCGGTTCGCCTTCGAGAACGCGCGGGCGGGTTTGAAGGGGACGCCGATTCCGCAGGTGGACCGGGTCGAGTGGGCGAGCCATGGCCACTATCAGTTGAAGGGGGTGGCCGAACCGATCGAGATCTGTGAGGTCACCGATCCCGGCCGGGCGCCGCTCGAGGCGCCGGCCGATTCGGACAAGGTCAAGCGGGTGGCGGTGGCGGAGGAGCCGGAGGAGGAGGAGGCGACGGGCTGGCGGAGGTGGCTGGTGGGACGGCGGGTGAGCCGGCGTCTGGCGTGGATTGGGGCGGCGGTCTCGGTGTTGGTGGGATGGGCGGGCGTGATGGTGCCCGGGATCGTGGAGGCGAGTTACGACTGGGGTTACCTGTTTCGGAAGACCGAGGTGCCGACGGAGGCGGCGATTGTGCGGATGGATTCGGAATCGCACGACGAGCTGGGGCAGCCCTGGTTGCAGCAATGGGACCGCCGGGTGCATGCGGCGCTGATTGATCGCCTGGCGGAGATGGGGGCGCGGTGTGTGGTGTTCGACGTGTTGTTTGATCTTCCGGCGGAGGATCCCGGGCAGGACCAGGCGTTCATCGAGGCGGCGAAGCGCTTCGGAAAGGTGGTGGTCGCGGGGGTGCTTCAGGCGGAGGAACGGCCTGAGATTTTTCTGGGGCACCGGACCCAGGGCCCGATCCCGGAAATCGAGGAGGTGGCGGTCTGGGGTTTGGTCGAACGGGCCGGGGCCGACCGGACGATTCGGCGTCCAGGGCGGGAGGTCGAGCTGAAGGAATCTCTTTCGAGCGCGGTGATGCAGGTGCTCGGGGAGCGGGGCGGCGTGGCCCCGCGGAACCCGTGGCTGAACTACTACGGGCCGGCGGGAACGGTGCCGTCGCACCCGTATTCCGCCGTCTTGGGAGGGCGGATCGACCCGACGAGTCTCTCGAACCGCGTCGTGTTCGTGGGGGCGGTGTATGACCTGCCGTTCACGGGCGGGAAGGGGACGGACGATTTTCTGACGCCGTACAACCGGTTCTCGAAGAGCGAGCGGCGATCGGCCGGGGTGGAGATTGTGGCCACGGCCACCCTGAACCGGATGCGGGGCGACTGGCTGCGGCTGCCAACGCCGTGGATGCAGCTCAGCCTGGTGACGGTGCTGGGCGGGGTGGCGGGGTTCGGGCTGTGTTTCCTGCGTCCATTGCCCGCCTTGATCCTGGCGGTGGGGGCGGGCACTGTGGTGGGCCTGCTGGCCATGACCAGCGTATGGGTGACGCAGATCTGGTTCCCGTGGCTGGCGTTCAGCGCGGTGCAGCTCCCCCTGGCGCTGGGCTGGTCGGTGGTGGCCTGGGCCCAGGTGACCGGGCGCCGGGCGTCTCTCCGAACGGAAGGCACGAAGTGA
- a CDS encoding cadherin-like domain-containing protein, whose protein sequence is MPSIPFDLMTPPDPEKRAPTGLLLFAIAFLLAMSQATPAAAATLYFTQASGTASLDALKSANLDGSSLTTLASDSGNFIQPRGLAIDAANGHVYVADASVTGAGIVRYNLDGSGRTVIVAPTATALYNGVTVGGGKLYFTQGSGTSSLDALKSANLDGSGIVTLASDSGNFTQPNGIALDLANSHLYLADTLGILRYNLDGTGRTVVIAPTASATYSDVAVAGGKLYFTQGSGTSSLDALKSANLDGSSIVTLASDAAHFAQPSGVTVDTVNNHLYVADGSPPTAGQGLLRYNLDGTGRTQIVAPVTSATFQMVAIYRPPPPNPPSTPDLAAASDTGASSTDNITADNTPTFIGTGPAGATITVSSSVHGTVGSGPADGSGNWSVTTSTLSDGTHLITATATTGAGTSVPSDALFVTIDTLPPTVLIGAPSLSQTTAGGGPVTYTISYGGAHSVSLATGNITLNTTGSAAATTVEVTGSGAAARTVTLSGLSGVGTLGLSLAAGTATDLAGNSAPAAGPGDTFHLLGLDFGDAPTAAQSGFASSYPVLLAHDGARHRIPPGGATLHLGTVPLDAEPDGQPDATATGDDLADTADEDGVSLPVSFPGGLAVNLTVTVTGSGTLNAWIDWNRDGDWNDAGEQVFTDLALSEAGNPHVLAVSVPSGVVSGVTFARFRFSSVAGLSPLGEASDGEVEDYALTLLANGVPTAGTDTLQTDEGAPSAVFVAKLLVNDTDPDGDALSITAVDATSTAGGTVALSDGVVTYTPPADFSGDDSFTYLLSDGRGETAVGTVLVNVRDAEAAGDNPARVVPTEDGFLIRFAGIPGVAYQVQWSDNVNGPWLPLGDPATADAQGRIEVEDTTAPQPNLRFYRIIPLPGAPS, encoded by the coding sequence ATGCCCTCGATTCCCTTCGACCTCATGACTCCGCCTGATCCGGAGAAACGCGCTCCCACGGGGCTTCTCCTGTTCGCCATCGCGTTCCTGTTGGCGATGAGCCAGGCGACACCCGCTGCCGCCGCCACGCTCTACTTCACCCAGGCCAGCGGCACCGCATCCCTGGATGCCCTCAAGTCCGCCAATCTGGATGGCTCCAGCCTGACCACGCTCGCTTCCGATTCCGGCAACTTCATCCAGCCCAGAGGCCTCGCCATCGACGCCGCCAACGGCCATGTGTACGTCGCCGATGCCTCGGTCACCGGCGCGGGGATCGTACGCTACAACCTCGACGGCTCCGGCCGCACCGTGATCGTCGCCCCTACCGCCACGGCCCTTTACAACGGCGTGACCGTCGGCGGCGGCAAGCTGTACTTCACCCAAGGCAGCGGTACGAGCTCTCTCGATGCCCTCAAGTCCGCCAATCTCGATGGCTCAGGGATCGTCACCCTCGCCTCGGACTCCGGCAACTTCACCCAGCCCAACGGCATCGCGCTCGACCTCGCCAACAGCCACCTCTACCTCGCCGACACCCTCGGCATTCTGCGCTACAACCTCGACGGGACAGGCCGCACGGTGGTCATTGCCCCCACCGCCTCGGCGACCTACTCCGACGTGGCGGTCGCCGGTGGCAAGCTCTACTTCACCCAGGGCAGTGGCACGTCCTCCCTCGACGCCCTCAAGTCCGCCAATCTCGACGGCTCGAGCATCGTCACCCTCGCCTCCGACGCCGCCCACTTCGCCCAACCCAGCGGCGTGACCGTGGACACCGTCAACAACCACCTCTACGTCGCCGACGGGAGCCCCCCAACGGCAGGCCAGGGCCTGTTGCGCTACAACCTCGACGGGACGGGCCGCACGCAAATCGTCGCCCCGGTGACTTCCGCGACCTTTCAGATGGTCGCCATTTACCGCCCCCCGCCGCCCAATCCTCCCTCCACCCCCGACCTCGCCGCCGCCAGCGATACCGGCGCGTCCTCGACCGACAACATTACCGCGGACAACACCCCGACGTTCATTGGTACCGGACCCGCCGGTGCCACGATCACCGTCTCGAGCAGCGTCCACGGCACAGTGGGCAGCGGCCCCGCCGACGGCAGCGGCAACTGGTCCGTCACCACCTCCACCCTTTCCGACGGCACCCATCTCATCACCGCCACCGCCACCACCGGCGCCGGCACCAGCGTCCCGTCCGACGCCCTTTTCGTCACCATCGACACCCTCCCGCCCACGGTCCTCATCGGCGCCCCGTCCCTTTCCCAGACCACGGCCGGCGGGGGTCCGGTGACTTACACAATTTCCTACGGTGGCGCGCACTCCGTCAGTCTCGCTACCGGGAACATCACCCTCAACACCACCGGATCCGCCGCCGCCACCACCGTCGAGGTCACCGGCTCCGGAGCCGCCGCACGGACGGTCACGCTCTCGGGGTTGTCCGGGGTCGGCACGCTTGGGCTCTCCCTGGCAGCGGGAACCGCCACCGACCTCGCGGGGAATTCCGCGCCCGCTGCCGGGCCCGGGGACACCTTCCATCTACTGGGTCTCGATTTCGGCGACGCCCCCACCGCCGCCCAGTCCGGCTTCGCCTCGAGTTATCCCGTGCTCCTTGCCCACGACGGCGCCCGTCATCGCATCCCTCCCGGAGGCGCCACCCTCCACCTCGGAACCGTGCCCCTGGATGCCGAACCGGACGGACAACCCGATGCCACGGCGACCGGCGACGACCTCGCCGACACCGCGGACGAGGACGGTGTCTCGCTCCCCGTCTCCTTTCCCGGGGGGCTGGCGGTCAATCTGACCGTGACCGTGACCGGCTCCGGCACGCTCAACGCCTGGATCGACTGGAATCGGGACGGCGACTGGAACGACGCCGGTGAACAGGTCTTCACCGACCTCGCCCTGTCCGAGGCCGGCAATCCCCACGTCCTGGCCGTCAGCGTCCCGTCCGGCGTCGTCAGCGGCGTCACCTTCGCCCGGTTCCGGTTCAGTTCCGTGGCCGGCCTCAGTCCCCTCGGCGAAGCCTCCGACGGCGAGGTCGAAGACTATGCGCTGACCCTTCTCGCCAATGGGGTTCCCACCGCAGGCACCGACACGCTCCAGACCGACGAAGGCGCGCCGTCGGCCGTCTTTGTCGCCAAACTCCTCGTCAACGACACCGATCCCGACGGAGACGCGCTCTCGATCACGGCCGTTGATGCCACCAGCACCGCGGGCGGAACCGTGGCCCTCTCCGATGGCGTGGTCACCTACACGCCCCCAGCCGATTTTTCCGGCGACGACTCATTCACCTACCTGCTCTCCGATGGCCGCGGCGAAACGGCCGTCGGCACCGTCCTCGTCAACGTGCGCGATGCGGAGGCCGCCGGCGACAATCCCGCCCGCGTGGTCCCGACTGAAGATGGGTTCCTGATCCGTTTCGCCGGCATCCCCGGCGTCGCCTACCAGGTCCAGTGGTCGGATAACGTGAACGGTCCCTGGCTTCCCCTCGGCGATCCCGCCACGGCGGATGCCCAGGGACGCATCGAGGTCGAAGACACCACTGCGCCCCAGCCGAACCTGCGATTCTACCGGATCATTCCGCTCCCCGGCGCGCCCTCCTGA
- a CDS encoding glycosyltransferase family 2 protein, with the protein MSPSFRIGRVSPSMPSETSGISVLVCAHNAAARLPATLRHLAAQQTPPGLPWEVLVIDNASTDDTAATARSGWPPGAPARLRVVTEPNPGLRRARECGLRESCWPLVAFIDDDNWLAPDYLERAARLMTDHPEVAACGGRSEAVCEVPPPDWFPRHAHAYAVGPQGGGGPDEPGPRSQLWGAGLVLRRSALETLREGGFQPLSMGRTLGRLEAGEDTELCLALRLAGWQLWYDPGLRLDHWIPRSRLEWTYLRRLNRGFGATFLDPYWHELDPKWRGVPAWRRTWLMAVLRELRILPRWMAHWPRTWRRRGGEGDPRILEVEQALGRWAVLARTAGTFDDHCRAIRHAPWRRHH; encoded by the coding sequence TTGAGCCCCTCCTTCCGCATCGGCAGGGTGAGCCCCTCGATGCCTTCGGAGACCTCCGGGATCAGTGTGCTGGTCTGCGCCCACAATGCCGCCGCGCGCCTGCCCGCGACATTGCGGCATCTCGCCGCGCAACAGACCCCGCCCGGATTGCCCTGGGAGGTGCTCGTCATCGACAACGCATCCACCGACGACACCGCCGCAACCGCCCGGAGCGGCTGGCCCCCGGGGGCCCCGGCCCGGTTGCGGGTGGTGACGGAGCCGAACCCAGGCCTGCGACGGGCCCGGGAATGCGGGCTGCGTGAATCCTGCTGGCCACTGGTGGCCTTCATCGACGACGACAATTGGCTTGCCCCGGATTACCTCGAGCGGGCGGCACGCCTCATGACGGACCATCCCGAGGTGGCCGCCTGCGGAGGCCGGTCGGAAGCCGTCTGCGAGGTCCCGCCCCCGGACTGGTTCCCGAGGCATGCCCATGCCTACGCCGTCGGTCCGCAGGGCGGAGGGGGGCCGGACGAACCCGGCCCACGTTCCCAACTCTGGGGTGCGGGTCTGGTCCTCCGCCGGTCCGCCCTCGAAACGCTTCGCGAGGGCGGTTTCCAACCCCTGTCGATGGGGCGCACCCTGGGCCGGCTGGAGGCAGGCGAAGACACCGAACTCTGCCTGGCCCTCCGGCTGGCCGGCTGGCAATTGTGGTACGATCCCGGTCTGCGCCTCGACCATTGGATTCCGCGGTCCCGCCTCGAATGGACCTACCTGCGCCGGCTCAACCGGGGATTCGGCGCCACCTTCCTCGATCCGTACTGGCACGAACTCGACCCGAAATGGCGTGGCGTGCCCGCGTGGCGCCGGACCTGGCTCATGGCGGTGCTGCGCGAACTCCGGATCCTGCCGCGCTGGATGGCCCATTGGCCCCGGACCTGGCGGCGTCGCGGGGGGGAAGGCGACCCGCGCATCCTCGAGGTGGAACAGGCTCTCGGGCGCTGGGCGGTTCTGGCCCGGACGGCGGGCACCTTCGATGACCATTGCCGCGCCATCCGCCACGCTCCATGGCGACGGCATCATTGA